Within Seriola aureovittata isolate HTS-2021-v1 ecotype China chromosome 12, ASM2101889v1, whole genome shotgun sequence, the genomic segment CATGTATTTTATAATTAGCTTCTTAaagtcatcagggttatcttgGATTGTACTTGAGAGATTTAAAGGGTGTAATGAAAGATGCTTTCAAGCTGCATTATTTACAGTGttggatccagtgtttttggagcttgactcaTGATTAAAATCCCATAAATCTCGCTTTTTTAGAGTAGTGTCTCAACAACTTTGTGGTGACACTAAATCACCAGAGTGCCCCTTTAATCTCCAGAGGTTATTATAATAACTCTAGGTAAATCAGTCAGTTCCCAATGTGGGAGGTTGGACCACTGCACTCAAAGGGTCATAAGATAGATCTGAGGGGTCACAAGGTGACAAAAACTCATTCctgatgcacattttttttttttctctaattcttgttgtttattgtgaaacaatttttatttcttcaaacctctaaaatattaaaatgaatcagtctgagaaagaaaatcatCCTTTGGTTGCACTGCTGGTAATTCATAGGAACCTATAATAGGAAAAAgtcaacatttcttctcttgtcacaagccaaaaaggttcCTTCCTGACCACATACCTGAAATAAAACgcatcaaatcaaattcataCTTGAACTCTCCCATAAATGGATATGCAGGCTTGCTGAGTCAATGAACTACCAATAAAACGCATCTAACGAAGCATCAAAGCAAGCATCAGCACAcgcccccccctccaccccccccaaGTCCTCCAGTAGTCTGATGGAAGGGGACAGCGACAGGTGCTGAAACAAGTAGTAAAAGAGGGTTGACATGACCTACCTGTAGGAGCTGGTTTTGCTCTCCTCCGTCACCTGCTGCTCCCCCCACCTCTGCCCCCTGCCCcgctcttctctctcccccggTTGTGCCTGGCTGTGGCAACTGTTCACCGGGCTGTCCGAAACACTGTCCGCCCTGCTCCCCCCGTTACTAATCCAAGGGAAATTCTCCTTCCTGGGAATGGGCCAGGGTTTGAAATCCTGCTTGTATTGGGTAACGCTGGGGAAAGGCACTCCGGGCGGGTGGTAGTCCTCCCGGGGCTTGTAGCTGGGCTCCTTCCTTGCCCTAAATGATCCGCGGGTCCCCGGGCCATCTGCGGGCGCCTGAGGGGAACCGGCGCCGCGCGGGTCCGGGGTTGAGTAGTTATTCCCGGGTGCACGCTCCGAGGCGGAGACCTGTTTGGTGACGGACCGCACCTCCTGCTCGGCGATGTCCGAGTAGTTCTGGATGGTGAGCGGGACGGAGAGGTCTGATTTGTCGAACTGGTTCCAGAAGCGAGCCAGGCAGCACACTCTGCTGATGCACGGCCAAGCCATACCCCCCACCCTCTAAACTGTTCGGCTTGTGGAGGAGAGAAgcgagaggaggaagaaaaaaaaaaaaatcaaacaaaaaaaaagaacagaaaaaaagaacagaaaacgGCAAAAGATCAAAGGTTACATTCAGACAGAGTGCCGCCCTCCCTCCACGTCCGTTTCTGAGAAGCTGAGACTATAGACTGTCCAAGAGTCCAtgtcagcagcagagatgaaCCGGACTGTCGGGGACCGTCACTGAATATTCCTCTCACGTGGTCTGTGATAGTGCCTCCACTATGCAGAGGAATCTGTGGCAAATTATTCTCCGCATCTCTAACCGGATCCCGAGTGTCCGCATCGGTCTCAGCGGATTCAACATCAAAGAAACGccgttattttttttctccaccacatTCATCTGCTCGCGCAATGCAAAGCTGGagctgttttgatttgtttttatggcttctCCACTTACAACCACTGAAATTATTGCACCTAAACTGTTGCCAGTATGCTGAGGGTTACATAATTATGATGCAGCGTCAAACATACATTATACAGTATAGGCTGGGAGACTGGGTTAGTCTCCACTTAGAAACACTCACCATGAGCAGCTGAATGTGTGGAGATGATATATTTCTAAGTGGCTGGTAGAATCTCTCACAGTTACTCTTTGCCATGTGTTGCATCAACCTGCTTCTTTTCCATTGAGGTcatgaggaaaacaaacagtatttacagtgaATTTCTCTCATCATGATCgaaaacaacagaagacatttttgtcacaacaggaaaaatttgtcaataattaaaatgagTGATGGCTGtattccatttagctgcttcagtttcagggctCTGGTATTGAGCATGCTGGCTCACACTGTCCTGGCTTAAATGGGACACttcaataaaacagaaactttttttaatgttattggtAACAACTGCTCTTCTTACTATGACAAGTTCAAATGTGGGACCTGTGTGGGATTGTTCATGCGGGGCCCATCATAACCCTAACCCGTTACCATCAGGCCCCAGAAATATTTGcgtagcacaagctttgtgtttatcttaaattctGTGGGCAGCATACAGTTAAGCTTCCACACAGAAAGCTTACATGGCCCCATTGTATCAGAGCATTATTACCATTGGTCATATACTGCAGGTTGCTGCTCAGTCtgtcttttgaaaaaaaagctCAGATTGAAACAATGTTTACTTTTAGTTTTAGCTTTGACACTAGAGTTGCCCTTAAATAACATATGGATGGTActttaaaagctaaaaaaaaaagaaaagaaaaaagataagtGGACTTCACAGTTTAATACTATGAACACAGTGCATCTCATCTTAGCGCACTGACCCACCAAATCAAGCTCAACATTATGCCTATCTTTTCAAAACCAGCGTAGTCTACTTTTCAAGTGGTATTAGAAATAGTGAACAGAATTTGAAGTGGTCTGGTTCTTCTGAgataactgattttttttttaccaaaatgGTGGCTGAGCTATAAAAGAGAGGAGCTATGACTGCAGTCAGGAAAGCTTTAGTGCCCAACTGCGTGTAGAGAATTACAGTTGATTATGGTTCAATGGGTGTGAAATGGAGGGATAAACATTAGGGTGACAGTATGTCACTTGATGCACTGAAGGCATAAGAACTTCCCTCTGTGAGCTGCTCTTAGAGAGGGAGGCGAGCTCAGCCTCTCAGAGGGAGGCAGCACAACCGTTTTAAGAAGCACTTTTGGTGGGttttgacacagaaaaaaagcgGCTCTGGTTGATGAAGATGAACGGGCCCCTTGCAGCCCATAAATCATCTTAACCACAGGTTCAACTTTAAGTTCAGGTTCTCTCTACTCTTGATCACACTGCTGTACTCTCAGTGATAAATGGCAGCGGCTCTGTAGTGTGTTTGCTGGTGTGAGCCGAGCAGCAAGCTGCAGATGACCCTTCAACAACACATAATGAAATGGGATGACCGTGGTTAGGTTGTTAGTGAATTGCTTGAGGCAGATACTGGAACGATGTAAAAACCTTTGAAATACCAGTGTGACACTACCACCTGCAGGAGACAAGATGACATTACTCTCCCACAGTGAACTGTATATTTTTCATGCTAATGAAGTGTGGTTGTATATATTTTTAGCATTATTtccaaaaagacagaaatgttgCATACTGTGATTTAGTTtgtgcagtggtggaagaacTATTCAGATATTtgacttaagtaaaagtaccagtgCAGCACTGAATTCAAAACACAGCTTCAGTTAAAGTACAGAAGCATTAACCACAAAATGAACTTACAGGTGTGCAGTAagtgtaaaaagtaaaagtactcaatATGCTGAAAAATGGACCCCTGACCACATAGTTTTATTAAATTAACTGGTTGTTTATACCGAATCATCAATGTGCAACATTTTACTTACTTTTGCAGCTGGTTGaggtgagatgattaatgggatagtaaagaagaaaaacacaaagttctGCTACAGAAATATAGTTCATTTCTCAGATTTTTTAATAATTggatgttatgttttgtttttttgtgaaatattgtgtAATTTCACCTCTATGAGCCTCAagcagttatttaaatgaaaccatctgagatgtttttttgggaCTGTTAACAACTCATAGACACACAATAATGGGCCTGTTTCTGGACTGGGTGGGTCCTCCCTTTGCGCTCAGAACAGCCTCAGTTCATTGTGACATGGATTACACAAGATGTTAGAAACTTTCCATTGAGACtatgctccatgttgacatgattgctACATGCAGATTTATCATGccacacattcatgctgccaatctcctgttctactacaacccaaaggtgttctattggattcagatctggtgtctggggaggccactgaagttcactgaactcattgtcatgttcatgaaaccagtttgagactacttttactttgtgacatggtgcattatcatgctggaagtagccactagaagatggtaaattgtggcaACAAAAGAGaagcacatggtcagcaacagtACTCAGCCACAACTAGCATTCAAACCATGACTGATTGGTATTACATGGCTCAAAGTCAAGCCAAGAAAATATTCCCAACACCAttacatcaccaccacctgcttggACTGTCATATAAAGTTGTCCTGTAATCTAAGTTCAGCCCTGTTAAAAC encodes:
- the map6d1 gene encoding microtubule-associated protein 6 homolog, with amino-acid sequence MAWPCISRVCCLARFWNQFDKSDLSVPLTIQNYSDIAEQEVRSVTKQVSASERAPGNNYSTPDPRGAGSPQAPADGPGTRGSFRARKEPSYKPREDYHPPGVPFPSVTQYKQDFKPWPIPRKENFPWISNGGSRADSVSDSPVNSCHSQAQPGEREERGRGQRWGEQQVTEESKTSSYRQEYRPWTGVKPAKSARKNPPAQYSSPGTEATHVPRETSYQAAYSGDGHRSIGLHQGEQIIRSAVSNIQPVAVPQPISTAVRVGGAPSPSSLQQSVPPERTEFSGMTKGEEHLVRTKLPPNPSAVFQSGSRVFNI